A window of Mobiluncus massiliensis genomic DNA:
AGATGGGTCAGATTCGGCAGCTGTAACAGGTACGGCCCGCTCGTCTCCAAATCGGGGTCGACGCGGCGTAAAGGCTCCGCCACCGAACGCAGCGCCACCTGGTGTTCCGCCAGGTTCTTGGCCGAATGAGCCAAATCCACGTCCTCGCCGGGCGTCGCCGTGCCCGCCAAAACCCGCGAATGCGCCCGTCCCGAGGCGGCCTCCAGCAACATCTCCGGCGTGGCTCCGACCAGCCCCCCGACATTGAAAATCCAGCAAGTCGGGTAGCGTTCGCGCAGGCGGGAGGCCAAAGCCCCGCCGGCAGCCCGCGCCCGGTCCGCGCCAGTAGCCCCGGCAAACTCGAAACGAGCGGGGCGAGCCATCACGATTTTCTCCGCTTTGCCCTCGCGGATAGCGCGCACGGCAGCGGCAACGTTTTCCTGGTAAGACGTTTTTCCCACTACGGCGGAAGGTCGCGTTTGCAGGGCATCTTGGCGCTGGCGGTGGGGAAAGTTTTTAATCCAAGCCATGGCGGCCCGATACAATCGGTCCGCTCTAGGCTCATCAACACTCTCGGCTTGATAAGCCACGGTAATCCACGCCCCTTGGGCATCGCTGCCCACCAGGAATGACGGCAGGACAAACACCGAGGCCGCCGCGCTGTTAAAACCAAAGGACGCGAAAGCCACCGGGCCGGTGCCGCGTCGCTGCACCGCATCAAACACCTGGGCGTGGCGTCCCACCAGGTACCACGCCGCGCCCGCCCGATCCAGGTCTGAGCCGTCCTCCCAATGCCAGGCTGGCGCAAAGTCCTGCCCGGGAAAATCACCCAAACCCGGTCCTGCCAACGTGAGAGGGGCGCCTTGTGCAGGAGGAGAAGCAAAGAAAAATCCGTCCGTGGGGAGCGCCGCGGCGTCCATCGAGACCGGCTCCGGGGACAAATCGTGGTCAAGGGCGCGAGTGTGGACGAATAGCACTCATCCATCCTAGATTCCCCCGCCCAGTGCCCAAAACCGGCAGGGTAGCACGCGGGCAGACTCCCGACGCGGCCCTACGCCCGAGAGCGCAGACCCCCGCCAGCTGCCCTCCGAATAGGGACCCAAGTCCCAATAAGAAAACTCTTTTTTTCCTAAATCGAATCCGTACTACGGGCCGCAGGCTGCCCAAAACCCGGAGAAGCTCGGTGATAATCCAGCATTCCGTTCAAAAATTACTGAGCTAGGGGAAAAACTTGTAGGGTGGAGCTGGCAACTCGCCTGGGTAGATTTTGCTGGTTACGGTACCGGCAGGCAGCTCGGGTGTTTCAAAGATGGAGAAGCTATGAACGTTTACGTAGCGCTGCTGATAATGCTGTTAGTAGCCGGGTTGGTGGCCTTAGCAGGGGTTTTAGCCGGTTATCTGTTCGGCCCTACGAAGCCAAACCGCGTTAAGAATGCCAACTATGAATGTGGCTGTGACCCCACTGCGAATCGTGGAAACCAGGCGCGTTTCCCGGTTAAGTACTACCTAACCGCCATGATGTTTATCATTTTCGACATCGAGGTGGTTTTTCTATACCCCTGGGCGATTTCCTTTTTCCAGCAGGGAAAGTTCGGCATGTTCGTCATGATGACTTTCGTGGAACTGTTGGCAGTTCCCTTTATCTATGTGTGGGCCCGTCGCGGCTTTGACTGGAACTAAACCGTTCCAAGTATTTTGGAGGAAACCATAAAATGTTGGATCAAGATTCTGACGGCTTGGCGGCGTTGCCGGAAAAGCTCACTGATTTTGCGCGCTCCCTCTCAATTTGGCCCGTCACGATGGGTTTGGCGTGCTGCGCTATTGAGATGATGGCGACCGCGGCTTCGCGTTTCGATATTGCCCGCTTCGGTTCGGAGGTGTTCCGTTCCTCCCCGCGTCACGCTGACGTGATGCTGGTTTCGGGTCGGGTTTCGCACAAGATGGCCACCATCATGCGCAACGTATATGACGAGATGGCCGATCCGAAGTGGGTCATTTCTATGGGGGCTTGCGCTTCGTCCGGCGGCGTGTTCAATAACTACGCCATTGTCCAGGGCTGCGACCACGTGGTGCCGGTGGACATCTATCTGCCGGGCTGCCCGCCGCGTCCGGAAATGTTGCTGGGGGCGTTGCTGAGCTTGCGCGACCACATCAAGGTCGATCCTTTGGGCAAGAATCGTGAGGAAGCTATCCGCAAGGCGGAAGCCGCGGCGCTGCAGGCGGCCTCGTTGAACGACATGAAGGGACTGATGGCGTGAGCGAAGAAACTCAAGATTTGCAAGCTGCCCCGGAGGGTGAACTGGAGCTGAAGCTGCCCCAGTACGCCAATCCTCGCGGCGAATCCCTGGGGACGCGTGACAATCCGTTCGGGGTTCACGGCACCGGCGATACTTCCGGTTACGGCCAGTTGTATCGGGAAGTCACGATGCCCGGGCAGTCCCCGAAGCCTTACGGGGGCTGGTTCGACGACTGCGTGGACTACCTGGAGGAAGATTTGCGTGAAGCCGGGGTGGATCCTCACACCGCCATAGACCGGGTCGTCGTTTCCCACGGTGAGCTGACGATTCACGTCGCTCGCGAACACTTGGTGACGGTCGCGAAAGCTCTGCGTGACGACCAGGACTTGCGCTTTGAACTATGCATGGGCGTGTCCGGGGTACATTACCCGCACGACACCGGTCGGGAACTACATGCCGTGTACCACTTCATCAGCGTGACCCACAATCACAACCTGCGCATCGAGACTGCGGCCCCCGAAGATGACCCGAAAGTCCCCTCCATCGTGGATATTTACCCCGGAAACAACTGGCACGAGCGGGAAGCCTTCGACATGATGGGCATCATCTTTACCGGCCACCCGGCCTTGACCCGATCCCTGCTTCCCGACGATTGGGTCGGACACCCGCAGCGTAAGGACTACCCGCTGGGCGGGATTCCAGTGCAATTCAAGGGCGGCACCGTCCCGCCGGCTGACACGCGGAGGAGCTACAGTTGAGTACCGAAACTATGAACCCAGAGGCAAAAACACAAAATGTTCATGCCCCGGCGGGAGCTGGCGACTACGTGCCGGGAATGCCGGAGTTTTCCGTTCAGGACGGCGAATGGGCCGCGATGGCTGCGGACCTCGAGTCGGCTCACAATGACCGGATTGCCGTCAACTTGGGCCCGGTGCACCCCTCCACCCACGGCGTGCTGCGCGTCATCGTGGAGCTGGAAGGCGAAACCATTAAGGATTGCCGTTTGGGTACTGGCTACCTGCACACCGGTATTGAAAAATCCATGGAATACCGCACTTACAACCAGGGCGTGGCCTACTGTACCCGCATGGACTACGTGGCGCCGTTCTTTTCGGAAGTCGCCTGGTGCTTGGCGGTCGAAAAAGCTCTGGGCGTGACGGATCAGGTGCCTCGGCGGGCCAACGAAATCCGGGTGCTGTTGATGGAGCTGAACCGGATTGCTTCGCACTTGGTCGCTATCGGCACCGGCGCGAACGAGCTGGGTGCGACGACCATGCTGACCACCGGCTTTCGGGGTCGTGAAGAAATCCTGCGGATTTTTGAACACATCACCGGCCTGCGCATGAACAACACCTATATGCGTCCCGGCGGCGTGTCCAACGACCTGCTGGATGACACGGTGGACATGATTCGTGAAAAGCTCCCGCTGGTCAAACGTGACATTGGCGAAATGCAGGACTTGATTATGGCCAACCCCATCTTTATTGGCCGTATGAAGAACGTGGGGTGGCTGCCGCTGTCCACCATGATGGCGCTGTCCCTGACTGGTCCGTGCCTGCGGGCGGGCGGTTTGCCGCTGGATATGCGCAAGTTGCAGCCCTACTGCGGGTATGAGACCTACACTTTCGATGTTCCCACCCGCGACCATTCCGACTGCTACACGCGTACCGAGGTGCGTTTCGAGGAAATGTACCAGTCCCTGCGCATTGTGTACCAGGTGCTGGATCGTTTGGAGCAAAGCGAGGGTGAGCCGGTCATGATTGCCGACCCGAAGTTCGCTTACCCCTCCAAGCTGACCATCGGCGCGGACGGTCAAGGCCAGGACCCGGAACACGTCTCGCATATTCTGGGACATTCGATGGAGGAACTCATCCACCACTTCAAGCTGGTGACCGAAGGGTTCAGAATCCCGCCCGGTCAGGTGTACACCCAGATTGAACACGCCAAGGGCATCCAGGGCGTGCACCTGGTGACCGATGGCGGTACCCGCCCTTACCGCGCGCACTTCCGTGACCCCTCTTATGCAAACCTGCAATCTGCCTCCATGATGTGCGAGGGTGGCTTGATTTCTGACTTGGTGGTGTCAATCGGTTCGATTGACCCGGTGTTTGGAGGTGTGGATCGATGAAACCGTATCCTGAAGACGTCAAAGCGCGTCTGGTTCGCGAGGGCCGAGAGATTATTGCTCGCTACCCCGAGGGGCATTCGCGTTCGGCTCTGCTGCCGTTGCTGCACCTGGTGCAGTCCGAGGACGGCTTCGTGTCCGCCAACGGTATCGAGCTGTGCTCCGAACTGTTGGGGATTAGCCCCGCGGAAGTTTCGGCTGTCGCCACGTTCTATACCCAGTACAAGCGCCGTCCCAACGGGGAATACAACGTGGGGGTGTGTACCACATCGCTGTGCGCCGTCATGGGTGGCGACGAAATTTGGGAAACCGTGTGCGACCACTTGGGCATCGGTAACGGAGAAACGACCGCGGACGGGAAAATCACCCTGGAAGCGATTGAATGTAACGCCGCCTGCGACTTTGCCCCTGTAGTCATGGTGAACTGGGAATTCTTTGATAACCAAACCCCGCAATCTGCCGTGAAACTGGTCGACGACTTGCGTGCCGGCAACCCGGTGCAGCCGACCCGCGGCCCGAATCACGTCCCGACCTTTAAGGAAAACGAGCACCTCTTGGCTGGTTTCGAGGACGGACTGGCCGATGAGGGCGAATCCGCCGGGGTTCCCACCCTGCTGGGCAAGCGCATCGCTGCGGAAAAAGGTTGGGGAATCCCCAGCGACCCGGGCTGGTCCGCTCCCGAAGCGAAGGAAGGTGAATAGTCATGAGTGAACTGAACCTGACTGACATTCCTGGTGGCGAGGTGCCGCTGACCCCGATTTTGTCGGATATGTGGGGCGTGGACCGGTCTTGGACCCTGGAAGCCTACCGGGCTCGCGGGGGCTACAAGGGTCTGGAAAAGGCCAACTCGATGGATCCCGCTGATGTGTTGGCTGCGGTCAAGAACTCGGGGTTGCGCGGTCGTGGTGGCGCGGGCTTCCCCGCGGGTTTGAAGTGGTCGTTCCTGCCTCCCGATGACGGTTTGCCGCGCTACCTGACGGTGAACGCTGATGAGTCTGAGCCGGGGACCTGCAAGGATATTCCGCAAATCATGGCGAACCCGCACGCCCTCATCGAGGGAATGGCGATTTGTTCCCGGGCGATTCGCTGCGAACACGCTTTCGTGTATCTGCGCGGAGAAGTGACCCACCCGCTGCGTCGACTGCTGGCCGCTATCCGGGAAGCAACCGAGGCGGGACTGCTGGGCGACCTCAAGATTACCGCCCACTCCGGGGCAGGAGCCTACATCTGCGGTGAGGAAACCGCCCTGCTGGATTCGTTGGAGGGTCGGCGTGGACACCCGCGGTTGAAGCCGCCGTTCCCGGCCGCCCAGGGGCTGTATGCTCGTCCCACCGTCATCAATAATGTCGAGACGATTTCCCAGGTCGCCGGCATCTTTAAGTACTCGGATAACTGGTACGCCTCGATGGGTACGGAAAAGTCGAAGGGGCACGGTATCTTCTCGATTTCCGGCCATGTGGCTCACCCCGGCCAGTTCGAGGCGCCCTTCGGCATTACGATGCGGCAACTCTTGGGATACTGCGGCGGAATGCGCTCCGGTCATGACCTGAAGTTTTGGGCGGTAGGGGGTTCCTCGGCACCTATCTTTACGCCTGAAGAACTCGACGTTCCCCTAACCTATGAGGAAGTCGCCACCGCCGGTTCGATGCTGGCTACCCGCGCTATTCAAGTGTTTGACGAAACAACTTCGGTCGTGCGCGTCATGACCCGCTGGGTGGACTTTTATCAGCATGAATCTTGCGGCAAATGCACCCCGTGCCGGGAAGGCACCTACTGGATGAAGCAAATCATGCACCGCCTCGAAGCCGGTAAAGGCGAGGTTGGTGACGTGGACAAGCTGCTGTCGATTACTTCCGAGATTGGCGGACGTTGCTTCTGCGCGCTAGGCGATGCGGCCGTCACCCCAGTGAAGTCCGGCATTGAACGTTTCCGTGACGAGTTTGAAAAAGGCTACACAACCCCGGCTTGGGAGTTGTTCCCCTACGAACGCAGCGTGTACTACCACGAGGCATCGGGCGAGGCAGGTAAATAAATGAGCGACGAAGTGCAAATGGTCAATATTAAAGTTGACGGTAAGCCCCTGGAAGTGCCGAAAGGCACCCTGGCGATTCGGGCTTGCGAGATGGCCGGAGTGTACGTGCCGCGCTTCTGCGACCACCCGTTGCTGAAACCGGTGGCGGCGTGCCGCGCGTGCCTGGTCGAGGTAGCGATGCCCAACCGGCAGGGTGAGGTCGCCAAGATGCCCAAACCGATGCCGGCCTGTTCGACCACCTGTTCGGATCGGATGGAGATTTACACCCAGTTCACCTCCGAGGTCGCGGCCAAAGCCCAAAACGGTATCCTCGAGTTTCTGCTGGTCAATCACCCGCTGGACTGCCCGGTTTGCGACAAGGGTGGCGAATGCCCGCTGCAAAACCAGACGTTCATGGAGGGCAACCCGACCTCGCGTTTCACCGATAAAAAGCGTGTCTGGCCCAAGCCGGTGCGCCTGACTTCCGAGATTCTGCTGGATCGGGACCGTTGCGTGCTGTGCCAGCGTTGCGTGCGTTTCGGTAAAGAAATCGCCGGTGACGCGTTCTTGGACCTCCAAGGGCGGGGCGGCGGTTCCTCCCCATGCGATCACCACTTCTTTATGGGTGAAAACATTGGTTCTTTCGACACGCAGGTGTTGGGGATTTATGACGAGGAGGCGAACCCGGACGGCGCTACCGTCACGGCTTGTGAATCGATGACCGGCCCGAGTGGGGAGCCCGGCATCATTGGTTCGATGCATTCGGGTAACCCGGACGTGGCGCACCGCGACGTGTCCGGTCGACGTTTTGCCTCGTACTTCTCCGGTAACGTCACCCAGATTTGTCCGGTCGGGGCGCTGACGAACGCCTCTTACCGTTTCCGGGCGCGTCCCCACGACCTCATCTCGACCCCCTCGATTACCGACCAAGACGCCAGCGGGGCGGAAATCCGGGTCGATGCGCGCCGCGGGGTCGTGTTGCGCCAGCTGGCGGGGGATAATCCCGAGGTCAACGAGGAATGGATTTCTGACAAGGACCGTTACGCATTCGCGTGGCAGTCCTCCACCGACCGCTTGACCCGCCCGATGGTGCGTAACGACGCAGGCGAGTTGGAGGAAACCGACTGGGGCACCGCCCTTTCCCGGGCCGCCGCCTATGTTAAAGAATCTGCGGAAAACTCCGAGGTCACATTCTTCCCCGGCGAACACCTGACCCTTGAGGACTACTACGCTTGGGGCAAGTTTGCTCACGTGGTAGGCAAGTCGAACATCGTGGATGCGCGCTCGCGGGACTTCCGCATGGACGAAGTGAACTTCATCAAACTGCGGGTCGCGGGGCGTCCTCTGGAAGTGACCTACCAAGACGTTGAGAAAGCACCGTTCGTGTTCCTGGTCGACCTGGAACCGGAGGACGAATGCGCCACCCTGTTCCTGCGGCTGCGCAAAGCTACGCAAAACCACGGCACGAAGGTCGCCACCCTCGCCTCATTCCTCAGCGATGGGGCGCGCAAACTCGGTGCCACCCTGGTGCAAAACCAGCCGGGGGAGCAACTCCAAATCCTGCAAGACATCATCGATGGTAAAGGGGAGTTTGCTTGGGTGAAAGAATCCCTGAGCCAGCCCGGTTCACTGGTGCTGATGGGGGAGCGTGCCAGCCTGGTCGTTGACGAGCTGGAATATGCCGCGCGCCTGGCCGATGCCACCAACGCCGCTTGGGCGTGGATACCGCGGCGCGCCGGTTCTCGTGCTGCTATTGAGGCGGGCTGTTTCCCCGGTCTGCTGCCGCGCGGTCGCCTGGTGACCGACCCGGCGGCACGCGCCGACATCGATGCGGCTTGGGGCCTAAAGGAGCCGCTGCACGAGAATCTGCCGCTGTGTTTCCGGTGTATGTTGACCCCCGAGGCTTGGGAACAGTTCCTGCCCGGCACCACTATGGTGATGGGCGGGGTGGACCTGCGCGACCTGGAAGACCCGGACGGCACGCGGGAAGTCCTCAAAGGCGTGAAGCACGTTATCCAGTTGGAGGTGCGCAAGACCGAGATTACCCAGTACGCCGACGTCGTGCTGCCGGTAGCACCCCCGCACGAAAAGAGCGGAACGTTCATAAACTGGGAAGGCCGGCTGCGTCCTTTCGGTCAGGCTTTGGCCTCACACGCGCTGCCGGACTGGAAGGTCATGAACCTGCTGGGCCGGGCCGCGGGCTACGACCTGGGGCTGGACTCTCTGGCCGCGATTTGGCACGAGTACGAGGAACTGGGTCCCTGGCAAGGCATTCGTTTGGGGGCGCCCTTCCGGCAGGATCCTCCCATTGTTCCCCCCGAGGCGGGTCAGGCCCTGGTCATCACCTGGAAGCCGCTGCTGGACGCGGGGCGCTGCCAAGACGGCGAACCGTACTTGGCGGGGACTGCCAAAGTTCCGGTGGTGCGCATGAGCGCGGAAACCGCCCGGGAAAACGGTATTACCGACTTTGCCAAGATTACGGGACCGAAAGGCGCCTTGACCCTGCCGGTGGTGCTCACTGACCTGCCGGAGCGGGTCGTGTGGATGCCGGAATGTTCCCCCGGATCCCTGGTTCACGAAACCTTGGGTTCGGCTTACGGCCAGCTTGTTAGCTTGAAAGCAGCGGAGGCGTAACCACCATGTACACATTGATTCCTATCCTGACCGTTATGGGAGCTGACCTGTGGCCCGCCGTGGCAGCGGCTCCGAAAGGGGCTGACTTCAGCCAGGAAACCTGGTGGATTTCCCTCATCAAAGCCCT
This region includes:
- a CDS encoding NADH-quinone oxidoreductase subunit G, encoding MSDEVQMVNIKVDGKPLEVPKGTLAIRACEMAGVYVPRFCDHPLLKPVAACRACLVEVAMPNRQGEVAKMPKPMPACSTTCSDRMEIYTQFTSEVAAKAQNGILEFLLVNHPLDCPVCDKGGECPLQNQTFMEGNPTSRFTDKKRVWPKPVRLTSEILLDRDRCVLCQRCVRFGKEIAGDAFLDLQGRGGGSSPCDHHFFMGENIGSFDTQVLGIYDEEANPDGATVTACESMTGPSGEPGIIGSMHSGNPDVAHRDVSGRRFASYFSGNVTQICPVGALTNASYRFRARPHDLISTPSITDQDASGAEIRVDARRGVVLRQLAGDNPEVNEEWISDKDRYAFAWQSSTDRLTRPMVRNDAGELEETDWGTALSRAAAYVKESAENSEVTFFPGEHLTLEDYYAWGKFAHVVGKSNIVDARSRDFRMDEVNFIKLRVAGRPLEVTYQDVEKAPFVFLVDLEPEDECATLFLRLRKATQNHGTKVATLASFLSDGARKLGATLVQNQPGEQLQILQDIIDGKGEFAWVKESLSQPGSLVLMGERASLVVDELEYAARLADATNAAWAWIPRRAGSRAAIEAGCFPGLLPRGRLVTDPAARADIDAAWGLKEPLHENLPLCFRCMLTPEAWEQFLPGTTMVMGGVDLRDLEDPDGTREVLKGVKHVIQLEVRKTEITQYADVVLPVAPPHEKSGTFINWEGRLRPFGQALASHALPDWKVMNLLGRAAGYDLGLDSLAAIWHEYEELGPWQGIRLGAPFRQDPPIVPPEAGQALVITWKPLLDAGRCQDGEPYLAGTAKVPVVRMSAETARENGITDFAKITGPKGALTLPVVLTDLPERVVWMPECSPGSLVHETLGSAYGQLVSLKAAEA
- a CDS encoding chorismate-binding protein — protein: MLFVHTRALDHDLSPEPVSMDAAALPTDGFFFASPPAQGAPLTLAGPGLGDFPGQDFAPAWHWEDGSDLDRAGAAWYLVGRHAQVFDAVQRRGTGPVAFASFGFNSAAASVFVLPSFLVGSDAQGAWITVAYQAESVDEPRADRLYRAAMAWIKNFPHRQRQDALQTRPSAVVGKTSYQENVAAAVRAIREGKAEKIVMARPARFEFAGATGADRARAAGGALASRLRERYPTCWIFNVGGLVGATPEMLLEAASGRAHSRVLAGTATPGEDVDLAHSAKNLAEHQVALRSVAEPLRRVDPDLETSGPYLLQLPNLTHLATDLHLRVPAGKTLLHLVAQFHPTAAVCGLPREFARTFISRFEADRGRYAGPVGWVDAQGGGQLALALRCAQLDALGVEAWVGAGIMADSDPETEWRETGAKLAPIRDCLDLSAD
- the nuoE gene encoding NADH-quinone oxidoreductase subunit NuoE encodes the protein MKPYPEDVKARLVREGREIIARYPEGHSRSALLPLLHLVQSEDGFVSANGIELCSELLGISPAEVSAVATFYTQYKRRPNGEYNVGVCTTSLCAVMGGDEIWETVCDHLGIGNGETTADGKITLEAIECNAACDFAPVVMVNWEFFDNQTPQSAVKLVDDLRAGNPVQPTRGPNHVPTFKENEHLLAGFEDGLADEGESAGVPTLLGKRIAAEKGWGIPSDPGWSAPEAKEGE
- the nuoF gene encoding NADH-quinone oxidoreductase subunit NuoF is translated as MSELNLTDIPGGEVPLTPILSDMWGVDRSWTLEAYRARGGYKGLEKANSMDPADVLAAVKNSGLRGRGGAGFPAGLKWSFLPPDDGLPRYLTVNADESEPGTCKDIPQIMANPHALIEGMAICSRAIRCEHAFVYLRGEVTHPLRRLLAAIREATEAGLLGDLKITAHSGAGAYICGEETALLDSLEGRRGHPRLKPPFPAAQGLYARPTVINNVETISQVAGIFKYSDNWYASMGTEKSKGHGIFSISGHVAHPGQFEAPFGITMRQLLGYCGGMRSGHDLKFWAVGGSSAPIFTPEELDVPLTYEEVATAGSMLATRAIQVFDETTSVVRVMTRWVDFYQHESCGKCTPCREGTYWMKQIMHRLEAGKGEVGDVDKLLSITSEIGGRCFCALGDAAVTPVKSGIERFRDEFEKGYTTPAWELFPYERSVYYHEASGEAGK
- a CDS encoding NADH-quinone oxidoreductase subunit D; this translates as MSTETMNPEAKTQNVHAPAGAGDYVPGMPEFSVQDGEWAAMAADLESAHNDRIAVNLGPVHPSTHGVLRVIVELEGETIKDCRLGTGYLHTGIEKSMEYRTYNQGVAYCTRMDYVAPFFSEVAWCLAVEKALGVTDQVPRRANEIRVLLMELNRIASHLVAIGTGANELGATTMLTTGFRGREEILRIFEHITGLRMNNTYMRPGGVSNDLLDDTVDMIREKLPLVKRDIGEMQDLIMANPIFIGRMKNVGWLPLSTMMALSLTGPCLRAGGLPLDMRKLQPYCGYETYTFDVPTRDHSDCYTRTEVRFEEMYQSLRIVYQVLDRLEQSEGEPVMIADPKFAYPSKLTIGADGQGQDPEHVSHILGHSMEELIHHFKLVTEGFRIPPGQVYTQIEHAKGIQGVHLVTDGGTRPYRAHFRDPSYANLQSASMMCEGGLISDLVVSIGSIDPVFGGVDR
- the ndhC gene encoding NADH-quinone oxidoreductase subunit A codes for the protein MNVYVALLIMLLVAGLVALAGVLAGYLFGPTKPNRVKNANYECGCDPTANRGNQARFPVKYYLTAMMFIIFDIEVVFLYPWAISFFQQGKFGMFVMMTFVELLAVPFIYVWARRGFDWN
- a CDS encoding NADH-quinone oxidoreductase subunit C produces the protein MSEETQDLQAAPEGELELKLPQYANPRGESLGTRDNPFGVHGTGDTSGYGQLYREVTMPGQSPKPYGGWFDDCVDYLEEDLREAGVDPHTAIDRVVVSHGELTIHVAREHLVTVAKALRDDQDLRFELCMGVSGVHYPHDTGRELHAVYHFISVTHNHNLRIETAAPEDDPKVPSIVDIYPGNNWHEREAFDMMGIIFTGHPALTRSLLPDDWVGHPQRKDYPLGGIPVQFKGGTVPPADTRRSYS
- a CDS encoding NADH-quinone oxidoreductase subunit B gives rise to the protein MLDQDSDGLAALPEKLTDFARSLSIWPVTMGLACCAIEMMATAASRFDIARFGSEVFRSSPRHADVMLVSGRVSHKMATIMRNVYDEMADPKWVISMGACASSGGVFNNYAIVQGCDHVVPVDIYLPGCPPRPEMLLGALLSLRDHIKVDPLGKNREEAIRKAEAAALQAASLNDMKGLMA